The following are encoded in a window of Persicobacter psychrovividus genomic DNA:
- a CDS encoding glycoside hydrolase family 97 protein — protein sequence MMKKVLFFVACLLACNSLMAEDLMVNSPNKKMRFTLHTGKTLKFSVRAFGRAAIDPTKIDLQVDGKYLGAGAKIANSSIKEHQLSETPVVPVKFETVDNHYNELTVKFKSGIQLIARAYDAGVAYRFVLDKKGSVIINNEVFDFTLPGNPKVFFPTEESLISHYERYYEVFNMKNILAGTFCSLPMLNIVAGDLHVGLTEADLFDYPHLFLESNGKGQLVSKFPHVVKATVAEKGELGDRNEIITEEADYIAKTAGKRSFPWRVFPIAEEAGDLIEGNLVYKLSTPSKIKDTSWIKPGKVAWDWWNANNLYGVDFKAGLNNETYKYYIDFAANNNIPYVILDEGWTKSTTNIKEYAKDINVEELVKYGNERGVGLILWALWGPLNEDIAGTLDLYEKWGVKGIKIDFMQRADQDMVNFYEEVAVLAAERHLLVDYHGAFKPTGMEKTYPNIVNYEGVKGLENNKWSDEVTPTHNVTLPFTRMLAGPLDYTPGAMDNAHAQNYMIRFDRPMAIGTRAHQAAMFVVYEAPLQMMADSPSNYEREQKFTSFIAQMPTTWDETKVISGEVGEHIIIARRHGNDWFLAGMTGAEGMETAVALDFLKDGQYEAEILTDGPNAEMAAIDYLLKTKSVSKADELNIKMVNGGGFAVIFHKK from the coding sequence ATGATGAAGAAGGTATTATTTTTTGTAGCGTGCCTATTGGCCTGCAACAGCCTGATGGCGGAAGACCTGATGGTCAATTCCCCAAACAAAAAAATGCGTTTCACCTTGCACACTGGCAAAACGCTTAAATTTTCTGTCCGTGCTTTCGGGCGTGCAGCTATCGACCCTACAAAAATTGATTTGCAGGTAGATGGGAAATATCTTGGGGCAGGGGCGAAAATCGCCAACTCCAGCATTAAGGAACATCAACTTTCGGAAACCCCAGTGGTGCCCGTAAAATTCGAAACGGTCGATAATCATTACAATGAGCTGACCGTGAAATTCAAAAGTGGTATTCAGCTGATTGCTCGCGCCTATGACGCCGGTGTAGCTTACCGTTTTGTGTTGGATAAAAAAGGAAGCGTGATCATTAACAATGAGGTTTTTGACTTTACTTTACCAGGAAACCCAAAGGTGTTTTTCCCTACGGAAGAAAGCCTGATCTCACATTATGAGCGCTACTATGAGGTGTTCAACATGAAGAATATTTTGGCAGGAACCTTCTGTTCGTTGCCCATGCTGAACATTGTAGCGGGAGATTTACACGTAGGACTTACCGAAGCGGATTTATTCGACTATCCACACCTGTTCCTTGAATCCAATGGTAAAGGACAGCTTGTTTCAAAATTCCCACATGTTGTAAAAGCTACCGTGGCAGAAAAAGGGGAGCTTGGCGACCGCAACGAAATCATTACTGAAGAAGCGGACTATATCGCCAAAACGGCAGGAAAGCGTTCCTTCCCTTGGCGTGTATTTCCTATTGCTGAAGAAGCCGGCGACTTGATCGAGGGTAACTTGGTGTACAAACTTTCTACTCCTTCAAAAATCAAAGATACCTCATGGATCAAGCCGGGAAAAGTTGCCTGGGACTGGTGGAATGCCAATAACCTTTACGGGGTAGATTTCAAAGCCGGGCTGAACAATGAAACGTACAAGTATTATATCGATTTTGCGGCCAATAACAATATCCCTTATGTAATTTTGGATGAAGGATGGACCAAGTCAACGACCAATATTAAAGAATATGCCAAAGATATCAATGTAGAAGAATTGGTGAAATATGGTAATGAGCGTGGCGTAGGACTGATCCTTTGGGCGCTATGGGGACCGTTGAATGAGGACATCGCCGGTACCTTGGATTTGTATGAAAAATGGGGTGTTAAGGGAATCAAGATTGATTTCATGCAGCGTGCAGATCAGGATATGGTGAATTTCTACGAAGAGGTAGCGGTATTGGCTGCTGAGCGTCATTTGTTGGTAGATTACCACGGTGCTTTCAAACCAACAGGGATGGAAAAAACCTACCCGAACATCGTGAACTACGAAGGGGTAAAAGGTTTAGAAAATAATAAGTGGAGTGATGAAGTTACGCCAACACACAACGTTACTTTGCCATTTACACGTATGCTCGCTGGTCCTTTGGATTATACTCCTGGAGCGATGGACAATGCCCACGCACAAAACTATATGATCCGTTTTGACCGCCCAATGGCCATTGGAACACGTGCCCATCAGGCGGCTATGTTTGTGGTTTACGAAGCGCCTTTGCAAATGATGGCCGACAGCCCAAGCAACTATGAGCGTGAGCAAAAATTCACTTCATTCATTGCTCAAATGCCAACGACGTGGGACGAAACGAAAGTAATTTCTGGAGAGGTAGGTGAGCACATCATCATCGCTCGTCGCCACGGAAACGATTGGTTCTTGGCAGGAATGACCGGCGCTGAAGGCATGGAAACAGCCGTTGCATTGGACTTCCTGAAGGATGGTCAATACGAAGCGGAAATCTTGACGGACGGACCAAATGCCGAAATGGCTGCCATCGATTATTTGCTGAAAACAAAGTCAGTGAGCAAAGCTGATGAGTTGAACATCAAGATGGTTAATGGCGGTGGTTTTGCCGTGATTTTCCATAAGAAATAA
- a CDS encoding DUF1961 family protein produces MIKSALGIAAFLLLVSCSPKVPNYPEQLMNMVNWEEPIYQANFANRLELKNWELEGGKSMEIKNKALCLESESRPDPSSLSGNHMVAWLKPEMPADFFLTYRFRPENKQEGLAILFFNARGVNGSSIFDKQLKKRAGYFPDYHSGDLNNYHISYWSGKRQGANLRKNHGFHLVAQGNDPISTDSTDRFHRIGLLKKGKNISLFVDGVETLQYEDDGAVGGRAITQPGWIGLRQMDHTHFAEYKDLAVYPLK; encoded by the coding sequence ATGATAAAATCTGCCCTCGGCATTGCCGCTTTTCTGTTGTTAGTTTCCTGCTCCCCAAAAGTGCCCAATTACCCTGAACAGCTCATGAACATGGTCAATTGGGAGGAGCCCATTTATCAGGCCAATTTTGCCAACAGGCTGGAGCTGAAAAACTGGGAACTCGAAGGCGGGAAATCCATGGAAATTAAAAACAAAGCCTTATGCCTGGAAAGTGAATCACGGCCAGATCCGAGCTCCCTGTCGGGTAACCATATGGTGGCCTGGCTGAAGCCGGAAATGCCCGCAGACTTTTTCCTCACTTATCGCTTCCGTCCGGAAAACAAGCAGGAAGGCCTGGCAATTTTGTTCTTCAATGCACGGGGCGTCAATGGCAGTTCAATATTTGACAAGCAACTTAAAAAGCGAGCGGGCTATTTCCCCGACTATCACAGCGGAGACCTGAACAATTATCATATCTCCTATTGGAGTGGAAAACGGCAGGGCGCCAACCTGAGGAAAAATCATGGTTTTCATTTAGTGGCACAAGGCAACGACCCGATCTCCACTGACAGCACCGATCGCTTTCACCGCATCGGATTGCTGAAAAAAGGAAAAAATATCAGCCTGTTCGTCGATGGCGTGGAAACGCTTCAGTACGAAGACGATGGTGCTGTAGGAGGCCGAGCGATCACCCAACCGGGCTGGATCGGGCTCCGGCAAATGGATCATACCCATTTTGCAGAATACAAAGATTTAGCAGTGTATCCGCTGAAATAA
- a CDS encoding aldose epimerase family protein — MLKFSTLFIAFLLIFATAFADIPTPYKTFTLRNSQQMEMTVTNLGGRIMNLKVPNAQGVPTNVVVGFDQAAQYLSSTEPYFGALIGRVGNRIAKGQFTVDGQQFQLPINNGENSLHGGLQGFQNLTWEATQVNESTLELHLTHPDGAEGFQGNMEVKVTYTLTEENALEITYHATADKATPCNLTNHAFFNLNGEGSGSILNHRLRIPAKEYTPVDAGLIPLGKNAKVKGTPFDFTEAKTIGRDIEQKNDQLTNGMGYDHNFFLKKKKGKLTKMAEVMGDKSGIVMEVFSTERCLQFYSGNFMESKNTFASGAKDDFRTAFCLETQEFPDAVNQPNFKAFILTPGKVYSSKSIYKFRVK; from the coding sequence ATGCTGAAATTTTCTACATTATTTATCGCTTTTTTATTGATATTCGCTACTGCATTTGCGGATATTCCTACGCCGTATAAAACCTTTACGCTACGGAATAGCCAACAGATGGAGATGACCGTTACCAACCTCGGCGGACGAATCATGAACCTGAAAGTTCCCAATGCGCAGGGGGTACCGACGAATGTGGTTGTTGGTTTCGATCAGGCGGCCCAATATTTAAGCTCCACGGAGCCTTATTTCGGTGCACTGATAGGCCGTGTTGGCAATCGGATCGCCAAAGGACAGTTTACCGTCGATGGGCAGCAGTTTCAGTTACCCATCAATAATGGAGAAAACAGTTTGCATGGTGGTTTGCAAGGTTTTCAAAACCTGACCTGGGAGGCTACTCAGGTTAATGAATCTACCCTTGAACTGCACCTTACACATCCTGATGGTGCGGAAGGTTTTCAGGGAAACATGGAGGTGAAAGTTACTTACACCCTTACCGAGGAGAATGCACTGGAAATTACCTATCATGCTACCGCCGATAAGGCGACCCCTTGTAACCTGACCAATCATGCTTTTTTCAACCTGAATGGGGAAGGCAGCGGCAGTATTTTAAACCATCGCTTGCGTATTCCTGCCAAGGAGTACACGCCCGTGGATGCTGGCCTGATTCCTCTTGGAAAGAACGCCAAAGTGAAAGGGACCCCTTTCGATTTTACTGAAGCTAAAACCATCGGTCGCGATATCGAGCAAAAAAACGATCAACTGACCAACGGAATGGGCTATGACCATAACTTTTTTTTAAAGAAAAAGAAGGGCAAACTGACCAAGATGGCTGAGGTTATGGGCGATAAAAGTGGCATTGTGATGGAAGTGTTCTCCACTGAAAGGTGCCTGCAATTTTATAGTGGCAACTTCATGGAAAGTAAAAACACTTTTGCCAGTGGTGCCAAGGATGATTTTAGAACGGCCTTTTGCCTCGAAACTCAGGAGTTTCCTGATGCGGTAAATCAACCGAACTTCAAGGCTTTTATCCTGACGCCAGGGAAAGTTTACTCCTCAAAATCGATTTACAAATTTAGGGTCAAATAA
- a CDS encoding glycoside hydrolase family 2 protein: protein MKRFFSILMLIVLQVASTYAQGIDYPRHEYPRPQFERELWMNLNGKWTYKFDFNKEGLSKNYASAKGFDKEITVPFAPESKLSGVEYKDFIPAMWYHRKIKPEASWRGQDVLLNFGAVDYYCQVFINGQLVGKHWGGSTSFSMDISNFVTLGEEADLVVYVEDDTRSKLQATGKQCHDKDSRGCFYSRTTGIWQTVWMEPVYRHALNKVQIIPDLDNKQFVFRPTYRNLQAGTKLRIRVREDKRIVGEGTFAASDAGFCVIPLRFPKTWSPENPFLYEVYFDLFDADGKQIDNVFSYAGMRKVHIEGNRVFLNNELYYQRLVLDQGFYPDGGWTAPSDDELKADIQRGKLAGFNGARMHQKVFEQRYLHWAARLGYLVWGESANWGMDNSNEAAVRNFLSEWTSIVERDINEPAIVAWTPFNETWRPKNLEIQSRMQDDVYDLTKALDPTRPVVTASGGIHAEKEDVYAEHTYKQDPMELYNQLSKSERGVYIKHEESADYAGQPYMVDEFGGIRWLHNQQNEGVAKSATSWGYGTPPQTKEEFYKRLEDQVNVILSLDNIWGFCYTQLTDVEQEQNGLFSYDRESKFDLEKLNKIFSKSREEAKKEVEKMLKDNSNALGK from the coding sequence ATGAAAAGATTTTTTTCCATACTAATGTTAATCGTGCTGCAGGTAGCAAGCACGTATGCGCAAGGTATTGATTACCCGCGCCATGAGTATCCGCGTCCACAATTCGAGCGCGAGCTTTGGATGAACCTCAATGGAAAGTGGACCTATAAATTTGATTTTAATAAAGAGGGATTGTCAAAAAATTACGCTTCGGCTAAAGGTTTTGATAAAGAAATTACGGTACCATTCGCACCAGAATCTAAACTTTCAGGGGTGGAGTACAAAGATTTCATTCCTGCGATGTGGTATCACCGCAAAATCAAGCCGGAAGCTTCGTGGAGAGGACAAGATGTGTTGTTGAACTTTGGAGCCGTAGATTATTACTGTCAGGTATTCATCAACGGTCAGTTGGTAGGTAAACACTGGGGAGGATCCACCTCTTTCTCTATGGATATTTCCAACTTTGTTACTTTGGGTGAAGAAGCTGATTTGGTGGTTTATGTAGAGGACGATACCCGTTCTAAACTTCAAGCTACTGGAAAGCAGTGCCATGATAAAGACTCTCGCGGTTGTTTTTATTCTCGTACCACAGGCATCTGGCAGACGGTTTGGATGGAGCCGGTTTACCGTCATGCTTTGAACAAAGTACAGATCATCCCTGATTTGGATAATAAGCAGTTTGTGTTCCGTCCGACTTACCGCAATTTGCAGGCAGGTACCAAGTTGCGTATCCGTGTGCGTGAAGATAAAAGAATTGTTGGCGAAGGTACATTTGCTGCTTCTGATGCTGGTTTTTGTGTGATTCCTCTGCGTTTCCCAAAAACGTGGAGTCCTGAAAATCCATTCTTGTATGAAGTATATTTCGACTTGTTTGATGCCGACGGCAAGCAAATTGATAATGTGTTCTCTTATGCGGGAATGCGTAAGGTACATATTGAAGGCAACCGTGTTTTCCTGAACAATGAGCTGTATTATCAGCGTTTGGTATTGGATCAAGGATTTTATCCTGATGGTGGATGGACTGCTCCTTCTGATGATGAACTGAAAGCAGATATTCAAAGAGGGAAATTGGCTGGATTTAATGGCGCACGTATGCACCAAAAAGTATTTGAGCAACGCTATTTGCACTGGGCGGCACGCCTCGGATATTTGGTTTGGGGAGAGTCCGCAAACTGGGGAATGGACAACAGCAACGAAGCGGCAGTGAGAAATTTCTTGTCGGAATGGACTTCGATTGTGGAGCGTGATATCAACGAGCCAGCGATTGTAGCTTGGACACCATTCAACGAAACTTGGCGACCAAAAAATCTGGAGATTCAGTCGAGAATGCAGGATGATGTTTACGACCTGACCAAAGCTTTGGACCCAACACGCCCTGTCGTTACGGCAAGTGGTGGAATTCATGCTGAGAAAGAAGATGTTTATGCCGAGCATACTTACAAGCAAGACCCGATGGAGTTGTACAATCAGCTGAGCAAATCGGAGCGCGGGGTATATATCAAGCATGAGGAAAGTGCCGATTATGCTGGTCAGCCATATATGGTGGATGAGTTCGGTGGTATCCGCTGGTTGCACAACCAACAAAACGAAGGCGTAGCCAAAAGCGCCACTTCCTGGGGATACGGAACGCCGCCGCAAACCAAAGAAGAATTCTATAAGCGTCTGGAAGATCAGGTGAATGTAATCCTTTCCCTTGACAATATCTGGGGATTCTGTTACACGCAGCTGACGGATGTGGAACAAGAGCAAAATGGTTTATTCTCTTATGACCGTGAGTCGAAATTTGATTTGGAAAAGTTGAATAAGATTTTCAGTAAAAGTAGAGAAGAAGCGAAGAAAGAAGTTGAAAAAATGTTGAAGGACAATTCAAATGCTTTAGGAAAGTAA